The following are from one region of the Candidatus Methanosuratincola sp. genome:
- a CDS encoding 50S ribosomal protein L37e: protein MKGTTSFGRRNRGKTHVSCRRCGRHSYNVRDKFCSACGFGKTPKMRN from the coding sequence ATGAAGGGCACGACTTCATTCGGGAGGAGAAACAGGGGCAAAACACACGTGTCGTGCAGACGCTGTGGCAGGCACTCCTACAACGTAAGGGACAAGTTCTGTTCTGCCTGCGGCTTCGGCAAGACGCCCAAGATGCGGAACTAG
- a CDS encoding LSm family protein: MSEIGATEMLSESLGSFVLVKLKGGREVRGLMRSFDQHLNLVLENAEELFPDKEPKKLGAIIVRGDNVVIVSPSPR, translated from the coding sequence ATGAGCGAAATTGGCGCAACAGAAATGCTGAGCGAGTCTCTCGGATCTTTCGTCCTAGTAAAGCTCAAGGGAGGCAGGGAGGTCCGGGGCCTGATGAGGAGCTTTGACCAACACCTGAACCTAGTCCTCGAGAACGCCGAGGAGCTCTTCCCCGATAAGGAGCCGAAGAAGCTCGGTGCGATTATAGTCAGGGGCGACAACGTAGTCATCGTTTCGCCTTCTCCGAGGTGA
- a CDS encoding DUF1947 domain-containing protein, with translation MLIKKRHPVSTKEMKEILERAGEIAHKLPETIDRKKGLEVVELSSGERVYLQEKRPVLIELEGKLMPALTASEGVLSEIPKVVVDMGAVPYICNGADVMAPGIRSVPEGAKPGDVVAVSDERHNKVLAVGVLVMDREKILSREKGKAVKNVHHVGDEIWKNMLRI, from the coding sequence TTGCTGATCAAGAAGCGGCATCCGGTGAGCACCAAGGAGATGAAGGAGATCCTCGAGAGGGCAGGTGAGATCGCCCACAAGCTGCCCGAGACGATCGACAGGAAGAAGGGGCTCGAAGTGGTCGAGCTAAGCAGCGGCGAGAGGGTCTATCTCCAAGAGAAGAGGCCGGTTCTGATTGAGCTGGAGGGGAAGCTGATGCCAGCCCTGACGGCATCCGAGGGGGTGCTCTCAGAAATACCCAAGGTTGTCGTCGACATGGGCGCTGTGCCTTACATATGCAACGGCGCAGATGTCATGGCGCCCGGGATAAGATCCGTGCCTGAAGGGGCGAAGCCAGGGGACGTGGTTGCAGTGTCGGACGAGAGGCACAACAAGGTCCTGGCTGTGGGGGTGCTCGTCATGGATAGGGAGAAGATCCTCAGCAGGGAGAAGGGCAAGGCAGTGAAAAACGTCCACCACGTCGGGGACGAGATCTGGAAGAACATGCTCAGGATCTGA